From a region of the Prosthecobacter sp. SYSU 5D2 genome:
- the fabG gene encoding 3-oxoacyl-[acyl-carrier-protein] reductase, with protein sequence MGKLQDKVAVVTGAGRGIGKAIAEKFATEGAKVAVISRTEANSQAAAEAINAQYPGAAKGYAVDVANGSAVAELGKTVLADFDHVDILVNNAGVTKDGLLLRMSEDDWDFVVDTNLKGAFNMVKAFQRSILKQKGARIINVASVIGLIGNAGQANYAASKAGVIGFTKSLAREFAGRGVTANVIAPGFIATDMTGVLDEKLKAAVLEKIPLADFGQAEDIASAALFLASPEARYITGQVLAVDGGMVM encoded by the coding sequence ATGGGTAAACTCCAAGATAAAGTCGCAGTCGTCACCGGTGCCGGACGTGGCATCGGCAAAGCCATCGCTGAAAAATTCGCCACCGAGGGCGCCAAAGTGGCCGTCATCAGCCGCACCGAGGCCAATTCCCAGGCCGCCGCTGAGGCCATCAATGCCCAGTATCCCGGTGCCGCCAAAGGCTATGCCGTGGATGTGGCCAATGGTTCCGCTGTGGCAGAGCTGGGCAAGACCGTGCTGGCGGACTTTGACCACGTGGACATCCTCGTCAACAACGCCGGCGTGACGAAGGACGGTCTGCTCCTGCGCATGAGCGAGGATGATTGGGACTTCGTCGTGGATACCAATTTGAAGGGCGCCTTCAACATGGTGAAGGCCTTCCAGCGCAGCATCCTGAAACAGAAAGGCGCACGCATCATCAATGTGGCCTCCGTCATCGGCCTCATCGGCAACGCCGGCCAGGCCAACTACGCCGCCTCCAAGGCCGGCGTCATCGGCTTCACCAAATCCCTCGCCCGCGAATTCGCCGGCCGTGGCGTCACCGCCAATGTCATCGCCCCCGGCTTCATCGCCACCGACATGACCGGCGTCCTGGATGAGAAATTGAAAGCAGCGGTGCTGGAAAAAATCCCCCTCGCAGACTTCGGCCAGGCCGAGGACATCGCCTCCGCCGCCCTGTTCCTGGCCAGCCCCGAAGCACGCTACATCACCGGCCAGGTCCTGGCCGTAGACGGCGGCATGGTGATGTAA
- a CDS encoding VTT domain-containing protein, producing MTLKHGKGAFGALILMVLTAIIVPFILWGEHFDAVLSLEGARQWMENYGHWAWAAGMGLLMSDIILPIPSTVIMSALGWMYGWWLGGLIAAGGSFLSGLLAYGLCRWLGRGAARWIAGEEGLRRGELLFARKGGWLVALSRWAPVLPEAVACLAGMMRMRWSTFVLALACGSLPLGFAFAAIGHLGHASPGWAIALSALLPLLFWAWAGRKWGGKTGPVT from the coding sequence ATGACTTTGAAACATGGCAAAGGAGCCTTTGGGGCCCTGATCCTGATGGTGCTGACCGCCATCATCGTGCCATTCATCCTCTGGGGAGAGCACTTTGATGCCGTCCTAAGCCTCGAAGGCGCGCGGCAATGGATGGAGAATTACGGTCACTGGGCCTGGGCCGCCGGCATGGGCCTGCTCATGAGCGACATCATCCTGCCCATCCCCAGCACCGTAATCATGTCCGCCCTCGGCTGGATGTATGGATGGTGGCTCGGCGGTCTCATCGCCGCAGGCGGCTCCTTTTTATCCGGCCTGCTGGCCTATGGCCTGTGCCGCTGGCTTGGCCGGGGGGCTGCCCGGTGGATCGCAGGTGAAGAGGGCCTGCGGCGGGGTGAGCTGCTCTTCGCGCGAAAAGGCGGCTGGTTGGTGGCCCTTTCCCGCTGGGCCCCGGTGCTGCCGGAGGCCGTCGCCTGCCTGGCAGGCATGATGCGCATGCGTTGGAGCACCTTTGTCCTCGCACTCGCCTGTGGCTCCCTGCCCTTGGGATTCGCCTTTGCCGCCATCGGCCATTTAGGCCATGCCAGCCCCGGCTGGGCAATAGCACTCAGCGCCCTCCTGCCCCTCCTGTTCTGGGCCTGGGCAGGCAGAAAATGGGGAGGTAAAACCGGCCCGGTGACTTAA
- a CDS encoding TIGR02597 family protein, protein MKQFILTLLTALALLTTASAQKFRTAQGTTGSQYVYVPANTTVIVAPQFQRPSVGIFKVTSTATSGSTTTLDLAGKPALDSYTAPLLTDQYEPGANTYYAMVTAGHWAGLYFTVTGNTPSSLALRTDGLVSRKGSIRTVEVRPYWNLETLFPTSAATVSFIPTTSADSIKTKLVIAPLTFAANEQPQQVGESYYYSSSLSAWVNSKDPLTPAGKDLVAPTRSLYLQSTHDGSYPLDAIIAGTVLTSTLQITFASSPTEITMNCFALPRSSDYKLSKMGFTNKNFTPSLNHSPLGHNDLLLVDNGFGKVGATYYRYKNKWYMMGSSLAVDPIIPAGSAFVVKKAISVKKTDVMYNLNNVR, encoded by the coding sequence ATGAAGCAGTTCATCCTTACCCTCTTGACCGCCCTGGCCTTGTTAACCACGGCGTCCGCCCAAAAATTCCGCACTGCACAGGGCACGACCGGCAGCCAGTATGTTTATGTTCCGGCCAACACCACTGTCATTGTCGCTCCACAGTTTCAGCGTCCCAGCGTTGGAATTTTTAAGGTCACCTCCACAGCCACGTCCGGTTCCACGACCACGCTAGACCTGGCGGGCAAACCGGCCCTGGACAGCTACACCGCACCGCTATTGACGGACCAATACGAGCCGGGGGCAAACACCTATTACGCCATGGTCACGGCGGGTCACTGGGCAGGCTTGTATTTCACGGTCACGGGGAATACGCCGTCTTCGTTGGCCCTTCGCACAGACGGGCTGGTCAGCCGCAAGGGCAGCATACGCACGGTGGAAGTACGGCCCTACTGGAATCTGGAAACGCTTTTTCCCACCTCGGCCGCGACGGTTTCTTTCATCCCGACCACGTCAGCAGACAGCATCAAAACCAAGCTGGTGATTGCCCCCCTCACCTTTGCAGCCAACGAACAGCCGCAACAAGTCGGGGAATCCTACTATTATAGCAGCAGCCTGTCCGCCTGGGTTAACAGCAAGGATCCCCTCACACCTGCCGGAAAGGATCTGGTGGCACCCACCCGTTCTTTATATCTGCAAAGCACCCACGATGGCAGCTACCCGCTGGATGCCATCATTGCTGGCACCGTACTCACCTCCACCCTGCAAATCACCTTTGCAAGCTCTCCCACCGAGATCACGATGAACTGCTTCGCCCTGCCGCGCTCATCTGACTATAAGCTTTCGAAGATGGGCTTCACCAACAAGAATTTCACGCCCAGTCTGAATCATTCTCCGCTGGGGCACAATGATCTTCTGTTGGTTGACAATGGGTTTGGCAAGGTCGGTGCCACCTACTACAGGTATAAGAACAAGTGGTACATGATGGGAAGCTCCCTGGCGGTTGATCCCATCATTCCGGCTGGCAGTGCGTTTGTCGTGAAGAAAGCGATCTCCGTTAAGAAGACGGATGTGATGTACAACCTCAACAACGTCCGTTAA